One region of Miscanthus floridulus cultivar M001 chromosome 19, ASM1932011v1, whole genome shotgun sequence genomic DNA includes:
- the LOC136526046 gene encoding uncharacterized protein, with product MPAFLWWSEFTITFDQADHPDSIPHLGRYPLMVDPIIDPKRLTKVLMDGGSGLNIMYAKTLDEMGVDQTRHCPTRAPFHGIVPKKQAMPLEQIDLPVTFGDQFNYRTEIPTFEMIGPHGVITIDTSFQQAYECEVECCGHAAAIIASGELVALMEEVTKEAPDAKKLTRSFESAKGSKYILIDLGSTEGKTVRIGTTLSSE from the exons ATGCCTGCCTTCCTTTGGTGGTCAGAgttcaccataacctttgatcaggcTGACCATCCAGATAGCATCCCGCAcctagggagatatccgctcatggttgacccgatcatcgacccaaagcgactcaccaaagtactgatggatgggggcagcggcctcaacatcatgtacgcaaagacgctcgatgagatgggcgtcgaccagaCACGCCACTGTCCAActcgagcgcctttccatggcattgtgcccAAGAAGCAGGCAATGCCACTtgagcagatcgatctacccgtcaccttcggggatcagtttaattataggactgagatccccaccttcgag atgataggcccccatggggtcatcaccatcgacacctccttccagcaggcctatgagtgcgaggttgagtgctgtGGCCACGCCGCAGCAATCATCGCCTCTGGAGAACTCGTCGCCCTCAtggaggaggtcaccaaagaggCGCCCGATGCCAAGAAGTTGACTAGGTCATTTGAGTCAGCCAAGGGCTCTAAATACATCCTCATAGACCTTGGGAGCACCGAGGGTAAAACGgtgcgcattggtaccacactttcctccgaatag